A stretch of Miscanthus floridulus cultivar M001 chromosome 13, ASM1932011v1, whole genome shotgun sequence DNA encodes these proteins:
- the LOC136499926 gene encoding uncharacterized protein produces MDGGSGLNIMYAKTLDAMGIDRVHIRPTREPFHGIVPRKQAMMLGQIDLPITFRGSSNYRTETLTFEVVGFHETYHATLGRPCYEKFMAIPNYTYLKLKMLGLGRAITVGTTFQCAYECDVEYYDHATTIVASGELAATRKEVTE; encoded by the coding sequence atggatgggggtagcggcctcaacatcatgtacgctaagaCGCTCGACGCTATGGGCATCGATCGAGTGCACATCCGACCAACTAGAgagcctttccatggcatcgtgcctagaaagcaggctatGATGCTTGGGCaaatcgatctacccatcaccttcagggGTTCTTCcaactataggacagagaccctcaccttcgaagtggttgggttccatgaaACCTACCACGCCAccctgggacgaccatgctacgagaagttcatggccatccccaactacacctacctaaagctaaagatgttggGCCTAGGTAGGGCCATCACTGTTGGCACCACCTTCCAGTGCGCCTATGAGTGCGATGTCGAGTACTATGATCACGCTACGACAATCGTCGCCTCCGGAGAGCTCGCGGCCAccaggaaggaggtcaccgaatAA